A single genomic interval of Natronolimnobius sp. AArcel1 harbors:
- a CDS encoding aspartate kinase, translated as MRVVAKFGGTSLGSGDRIDRAADSVAAAVEDGHEIAVVASAMGSTTDDLLEDITFETDEMDRAQIVSMGERTSVRMLKAALSSRGIEARFLEPGSDDWPVITDEYGEVDVEETQARALDLAAEMDGVVPVLTGFLAQGPDGSITTLGRGGSDTTAVMMGKYMDADEVVIVTDVEGVMTGDPNVVEGARNVGEISVDELRNLSFRGAEVVAPSALSYKSGKLDVRVVHYQHGDLLDGGTSIEGEFKNLVDLRERPLACLTVAGRAIRNEPGIFQHLSEALGESNVNIDAVASGMDTITFYIDESEAERAENILHREVIARDELSSVTVDSPTAVIRVTGGELPNQPGIINEIVKPIAEERIHLQDVVTSATSVALFVEWDDREKTLELTQDLF; from the coding sequence ATGCGAGTTGTAGCCAAATTCGGCGGAACCAGTCTCGGCAGCGGTGACCGAATCGATCGCGCTGCAGACTCCGTCGCTGCAGCGGTCGAGGACGGCCACGAAATCGCCGTCGTCGCCAGTGCAATGGGATCGACCACGGACGACTTGCTCGAGGACATCACCTTCGAGACAGACGAAATGGACCGTGCTCAGATCGTCAGTATGGGCGAGCGAACATCCGTGCGGATGCTCAAAGCTGCTCTCTCCTCGCGCGGAATCGAGGCTCGATTCTTAGAGCCTGGTAGCGACGACTGGCCGGTTATCACGGACGAGTACGGCGAAGTCGATGTCGAAGAAACGCAGGCACGTGCACTCGACCTCGCTGCGGAGATGGACGGTGTCGTCCCGGTCCTTACTGGCTTCCTCGCGCAAGGTCCGGACGGTTCGATCACGACACTTGGCCGTGGTGGCAGTGACACGACGGCCGTCATGATGGGCAAGTACATGGACGCCGACGAGGTCGTCATCGTGACCGACGTCGAGGGCGTTATGACCGGCGACCCGAACGTCGTCGAAGGCGCTCGTAACGTTGGCGAGATTTCGGTTGACGAACTCCGGAACCTCTCGTTCCGTGGCGCCGAGGTCGTTGCCCCTTCCGCACTGTCGTATAAGTCCGGCAAGCTCGACGTTCGCGTTGTCCACTACCAGCATGGCGACCTCCTCGACGGCGGGACGAGTATCGAAGGCGAGTTCAAGAACCTCGTCGACCTGCGCGAGCGTCCACTCGCCTGCCTGACCGTCGCCGGTCGGGCAATCCGCAACGAACCCGGAATCTTCCAGCATCTCTCGGAAGCCCTCGGCGAGAGCAACGTCAACATCGACGCTGTCGCCAGTGGGATGGACACGATCACGTTCTATATCGACGAGTCCGAAGCCGAACGCGCCGAAAACATCCTCCACCGCGAGGTCATCGCCCGCGACGAACTCTCGAGTGTGACCGTCGATTCGCCAACCGCTGTCATCCGTGTGACGGGTGGGGAACTGCCAAATCAGCCGGGCATTATCAACGAGATCGTCAAGCCGATCGCCGAAGAACGCATCCACCTGCAGGATGTCGTCACCAGCGCAACCAGCGTTGCCCTGTTCGTCGAGTGGGACGACCGCGAGAAAACCCTCGAGTTGACACAGGACCTGTTCTAA
- a CDS encoding winged helix-turn-helix domain-containing protein — protein sequence MARQHYRRQKLEASVDVEAALTLLGDEYVQEIFAVLREEPATAREITDRCSGSKVTIYRRLNDLADAGLVNSEPQISPDGNHCKRYRAVVDELTISLTGDGFEATVEA from the coding sequence ATGGCACGACAGCACTATCGACGACAGAAACTCGAGGCAAGCGTCGACGTCGAAGCAGCGCTGACACTGCTTGGCGACGAGTACGTCCAAGAGATCTTTGCAGTGCTTCGCGAGGAACCAGCGACTGCTCGAGAGATTACGGATCGGTGTTCGGGCTCGAAGGTGACGATCTATCGGCGACTGAACGATCTTGCGGATGCCGGACTCGTCAACTCAGAGCCACAGATCAGTCCCGACGGAAATCACTGCAAGCGGTACCGCGCCGTCGTCGATGAACTGACGATTTCGCTGACCGGAGACGGATTCGAAGCAACGGTCGAGGCGTGA
- a CDS encoding DUF6293 family protein, which translates to MTGDTELRPIVEVHIAPLGYEYDRICQPVLQYGADLLYLLADDDSEEVPYHDNLVEELSDHDVSVHVREIDLGDMYDVLGEITTIVDEYREDIVRVNVSSGPKLADIGAALACMATDANGYYVHPEERAHPVTDTPRTAGMTVAEQLPSYPLETPTADQVRILNFIENTDTAAYTPKKSDLIDFAEEHDLTFITKSQPANDKAKFALLNNRIIDPLLEVGYIRVESVGRTKQVLLTETGENALRAFRHKL; encoded by the coding sequence ATGACAGGTGATACGGAACTTCGCCCAATCGTCGAGGTCCACATCGCTCCACTTGGCTACGAGTACGATCGTATCTGCCAACCTGTCCTCCAGTACGGTGCTGATCTGCTGTACTTGCTCGCCGACGACGACAGCGAGGAGGTCCCCTATCACGACAATCTGGTTGAAGAACTCTCTGACCACGATGTCTCGGTTCATGTTCGCGAAATCGATCTAGGTGATATGTACGACGTCCTCGGCGAAATCACAACCATCGTCGACGAGTACCGAGAGGACATCGTCCGCGTCAACGTCTCGAGTGGCCCGAAACTGGCGGATATCGGTGCGGCGCTCGCGTGCATGGCGACGGACGCAAACGGCTACTACGTCCATCCCGAAGAGCGGGCCCACCCGGTCACCGATACGCCGCGAACGGCAGGCATGACGGTCGCTGAACAGTTACCCTCCTATCCGCTCGAGACGCCGACGGCGGATCAAGTTCGTATCCTGAACTTCATCGAAAACACGGATACGGCAGCCTACACGCCGAAAAAGAGTGACCTGATAGACTTCGCAGAGGAACACGATCTCACGTTTATCACGAAATCCCAACCGGCGAACGACAAGGCGAAATTCGCCCTGTTGAACAACCGGATCATCGACCCGCTGCTCGAGGTTGGCTATATTCGGGTCGAATCAGTCGGCCGGACCAAACAGGTATTGCTGACCGAGACTGGAGAGAACGCGCTGCGAGCGTTTCGCCACAAACTGTAA
- a CDS encoding thiamine ABC transporter substrate binding subunit, whose product MNRRAFVRRVGVGSSVGVAGLAGCFTREESDDPQEDTDNGPADDALRVATYSSMVTGETSAGAWLKETFEEEYDADLRWRVPEAGIDHFIRRGELETSLGADVYLGLTAGDLVRIDDALSAGALFERIDREVLEHDQRIRSDLAFDDPANRVLPFETGYLSLIFDENEFGSEPPETFDALLEEDTAGTLLAQDPRTSNPGLAFLLWTIAEYGDDYLEYWQALADNGLEVHDNWSDAYRTYLAGERPLVVSYSSDPVGAAEAGRDLTRHQTTSLEGQYFQVTEGIGVFETTPRPELAYEFIDFVLSETAQAELALRNVQYPAVDEAYVELPAAFDDLGDEPTETQAVTADYDDLSVSLPAWLEEWETEFGDEWADVTPPEPPETDDETDETVFDNATDDMAAEPDTQSVNETDG is encoded by the coding sequence ATGAACCGACGGGCGTTCGTCCGACGTGTTGGCGTGGGCTCGAGCGTCGGCGTCGCCGGGCTTGCAGGGTGTTTCACCCGTGAGGAAAGCGACGATCCGCAAGAAGACACCGACAACGGTCCCGCCGACGACGCCCTGCGTGTTGCGACCTACTCGTCGATGGTTACCGGCGAAACATCTGCTGGCGCGTGGCTCAAAGAAACGTTTGAGGAGGAGTACGACGCCGATCTTCGCTGGCGCGTCCCAGAGGCCGGCATTGATCACTTCATCCGCCGTGGCGAACTCGAGACCAGCCTCGGTGCAGACGTCTATCTCGGACTAACTGCTGGCGACCTCGTTCGCATTGATGACGCACTCAGTGCTGGCGCACTCTTCGAGCGCATCGATCGCGAGGTCCTCGAGCATGACCAGCGAATTCGAAGTGACCTCGCCTTTGACGATCCGGCTAACCGAGTGTTGCCGTTTGAGACAGGCTATCTCTCGCTCATCTTCGATGAGAACGAATTCGGGTCGGAACCACCCGAAACGTTCGATGCACTCCTCGAGGAAGACACCGCGGGGACGCTGCTCGCACAGGACCCACGGACATCCAACCCCGGACTTGCATTCTTGCTGTGGACAATTGCTGAATACGGCGATGACTACCTCGAGTACTGGCAAGCACTGGCCGACAACGGTCTCGAGGTACACGACAACTGGTCAGATGCCTATCGGACGTATCTCGCCGGCGAGCGCCCGCTGGTCGTCTCGTACTCGAGCGACCCCGTTGGCGCAGCCGAGGCCGGCCGCGATCTCACCCGACATCAGACGACCAGCCTCGAGGGCCAGTACTTCCAGGTCACCGAAGGTATCGGCGTTTTCGAGACGACGCCGCGGCCGGAACTCGCCTACGAATTTATTGATTTCGTGCTCTCGGAGACGGCACAGGCTGAACTCGCGCTTCGAAACGTCCAGTATCCTGCCGTCGACGAGGCGTACGTTGAGTTACCCGCGGCGTTCGACGACCTGGGTGACGAACCCACCGAAACACAGGCAGTAACCGCAGACTACGATGATCTGAGTGTCTCACTTCCGGCCTGGCTCGAGGAGTGGGAGACCGAGTTCGGCGACGAGTGGGCGGACGTAACGCCGCCGGAACCACCAGAGACGGACGACGAGACGGACGAAACAGTGTTCGATAATGCAACGGACGATATGGCGGCAGAACCAGACACGCAGTCGGTGAACGAAACCGATGGATGA
- a CDS encoding PQQ-binding-like beta-propeller repeat protein, translating to MTRVGRRVLLSAGAAGVVGTVAGCSDRLTPGLKTFDGSVSVDPSLAADTSSWMVTHGDPANTRSVPADAVPEDPSLEWADAYDTHVGHTQPVGHEGAVVGSNQVDSLFLIDADRGEREWTVDDEIASGEFEPRSNPIITDEAVLIASRSALWAFDRDTGDERWQLENAFSISSLGPNPTAGDEFVFGRTTLGLAAHSLETGEREWEYQIGLQPTAVAALEGETVYVGGGDATLYALERDTGEERWHAKADGPIGGGPVVTDSRIYVGTDAGSVSAIDQDGDERWQTGVTDGQVETLAVGNGIVCAETSDDAITVLDPETGDRVWRSSRVLSMYSGGPVIGDGLIITTVGSSTTGTSNRIAAFDGESGSLEWESDRGGLSYGPAVIDGALYATGRHDGRSALAKFS from the coding sequence ATGACTCGAGTCGGACGCCGAGTGCTGCTTTCGGCAGGGGCAGCGGGCGTCGTGGGCACGGTCGCAGGCTGTAGTGATCGTCTCACACCGGGCCTCAAGACCTTCGACGGCTCCGTCTCAGTCGATCCCTCACTCGCAGCAGATACATCGTCGTGGATGGTCACCCACGGCGACCCCGCGAACACGCGCTCCGTCCCAGCCGACGCTGTTCCCGAGGACCCGAGCCTCGAGTGGGCTGATGCCTACGACACCCACGTCGGACACACCCAGCCAGTCGGTCACGAGGGAGCGGTCGTCGGCTCAAACCAGGTTGATTCGCTGTTTCTCATCGACGCCGACCGCGGCGAGCGCGAGTGGACGGTCGACGATGAAATCGCGAGCGGCGAGTTCGAACCGCGAAGCAATCCAATCATCACCGACGAGGCCGTCCTGATCGCCTCTCGGTCGGCACTCTGGGCGTTCGACCGCGACACCGGCGACGAACGCTGGCAACTCGAGAATGCGTTCTCGATCAGTTCGCTCGGTCCGAACCCGACCGCGGGCGACGAGTTCGTTTTCGGGAGAACCACCCTCGGTCTCGCGGCCCATTCACTCGAGACTGGTGAGCGCGAGTGGGAATACCAGATCGGATTACAGCCGACTGCAGTCGCCGCACTCGAGGGAGAGACCGTCTACGTCGGCGGCGGCGATGCAACCCTGTACGCCCTTGAGCGCGACACCGGCGAGGAGCGCTGGCACGCAAAGGCCGACGGGCCAATCGGTGGCGGCCCAGTCGTGACCGACTCGCGGATTTACGTCGGCACCGACGCCGGCAGCGTCAGCGCCATCGACCAGGACGGCGACGAGCGGTGGCAAACTGGCGTCACAGACGGCCAAGTCGAGACGCTTGCAGTCGGCAACGGCATCGTCTGTGCCGAAACGAGCGACGACGCGATCACCGTTCTCGATCCCGAGACGGGCGACCGCGTCTGGCGCTCGAGTCGGGTGCTCTCGATGTACTCCGGTGGCCCCGTCATCGGCGACGGCCTGATCATCACGACGGTCGGATCGTCGACGACAGGTACGTCGAATCGGATTGCTGCGTTCGACGGCGAAAGTGGCTCGCTCGAGTGGGAAAGCGATAGAGGCGGCCTCTCGTACGGTCCCGCAGTGATCGATGGGGCACTCTATGCGACAGGCCGACACGACGGACGTTCAGCACTCGCCAAATTCTCCTAA
- a CDS encoding DUF5518 domain-containing protein: protein MVTGRTLVHALVGALVGVVLSFIPFSTVIGGAVAGFLEGPDGRDGAVVGALAGAITFVPILAGVFLVAAVFGVGVGVAAIPLEGGALALVLIGFLSMIVLLYTVGLALLGGYLGAYLASQYPEQYASTRESLGSGSHTSAGRYSRPDSWDAHDRSPRERGRTHEHERDRWGSPDSRDDRSRSRSWSHDHTGDDRSNSGPDGETFQPDPNHRHDPARWLESDEANDKTGVNSETEQHRETERERDRE from the coding sequence ATGGTGACCGGCCGAACACTCGTCCACGCACTCGTTGGTGCACTCGTCGGCGTCGTCCTCTCGTTTATCCCATTCTCGACCGTCATCGGTGGCGCGGTCGCGGGCTTTCTCGAGGGTCCAGATGGTCGCGACGGGGCTGTCGTCGGGGCGCTTGCGGGCGCGATCACGTTCGTGCCGATTCTCGCGGGTGTGTTCCTCGTCGCGGCAGTGTTCGGAGTTGGTGTCGGCGTCGCCGCGATTCCGCTCGAGGGCGGCGCACTGGCGCTGGTCCTGATTGGGTTCCTGTCGATGATCGTCCTCCTCTATACCGTCGGGCTGGCGCTTCTGGGTGGCTATCTCGGTGCGTATCTCGCCAGCCAGTATCCCGAGCAGTATGCCAGCACACGCGAGTCACTCGGCAGTGGCTCACACACGTCCGCTGGACGCTACTCGAGGCCGGACTCGTGGGATGCCCACGACCGGTCGCCACGCGAGCGCGGCCGAACACACGAACACGAGCGTGACCGATGGGGGAGCCCGGATTCTCGAGACGACCGATCACGGTCCCGTTCGTGGTCGCACGACCACACTGGCGACGACCGTTCGAACAGCGGGCCAGACGGAGAGACGTTTCAGCCAGACCCGAACCACCGACACGACCCGGCGCGCTGGCTCGAGAGCGATGAGGCCAACGATAAGACTGGCGTGAACTCGGAGACGGAGCAACATCGCGAAACTGAACGCGAACGCGACCGCGAGTAA
- a CDS encoding AI-2E family transporter, which yields MSNERATPAADPPTPGAKQSSDSSRRRRYVLAGIVLVLGVITGAILLEVLSTILLALTVAYVLLPVHAWLVRRGLSEWLSAVVATMIGFASALAVFSPLVGTLYFRLEEVIALIEGLPDEIPVTAFDVTYVIEVAHVQSLAVDALTSIGASVALALPVLAIKFALFVILLFALLLKGDAAGRAAIAPVPHDYRDIVYALARRTRETLYAIYVLQLATSLATLVIAYPLFWGLGYEMAFTLALIAAILQFVPIIGPSLLIAPIALYHVAAGELMAATLVGVLGIAFVAWLPDIAVRPRLARRSAGLPGSLYFVGFTGGLFTLGAIGIVVGPLIVAVFVEAVDLLADEVNGDVSLETLAEDALESGDAPEADPSTEPPETPSEPPIADD from the coding sequence ATGTCGAACGAGCGTGCCACCCCGGCTGCGGACCCTCCAACGCCGGGCGCGAAGCAATCATCCGACTCGAGCCGAAGGCGTCGATACGTGCTCGCCGGAATCGTCCTCGTGCTGGGGGTCATTACGGGTGCAATTTTGCTCGAGGTTCTCAGTACAATCTTGCTCGCGCTGACGGTCGCGTACGTCCTGTTGCCGGTTCACGCCTGGCTCGTTCGTCGTGGCCTCTCGGAGTGGCTGAGTGCGGTCGTCGCGACGATGATCGGTTTTGCCAGCGCGCTTGCGGTTTTTTCGCCGCTCGTTGGCACGCTCTACTTTCGACTCGAGGAGGTTATAGCACTCATCGAGGGGTTGCCAGACGAGATTCCGGTCACCGCCTTCGACGTGACCTACGTTATCGAGGTTGCACACGTTCAGTCACTCGCAGTCGACGCACTCACTAGCATCGGAGCCTCGGTCGCGCTCGCGTTGCCAGTGCTTGCGATCAAGTTCGCGCTGTTCGTTATTTTGCTGTTCGCGCTGTTGCTCAAAGGCGATGCCGCCGGTCGGGCCGCAATCGCGCCGGTCCCGCACGACTACCGGGACATCGTGTACGCACTCGCTCGGCGCACTCGAGAGACGCTGTATGCAATCTACGTTCTGCAACTTGCAACCTCGCTTGCGACGCTTGTCATTGCGTATCCACTGTTCTGGGGACTCGGCTACGAGATGGCTTTTACGCTCGCACTCATCGCTGCCATCCTCCAGTTCGTGCCGATCATCGGCCCGAGCCTGCTGATCGCACCGATTGCACTCTATCACGTCGCAGCGGGCGAACTCATGGCAGCAACGCTGGTTGGCGTCCTCGGCATCGCCTTCGTCGCCTGGCTGCCCGATATTGCGGTGCGACCTCGCCTCGCCCGCCGGTCTGCGGGACTGCCCGGCAGTCTCTACTTCGTCGGCTTCACAGGTGGCCTCTTTACGCTCGGGGCAATCGGCATCGTCGTCGGCCCGCTGATCGTCGCCGTCTTCGTCGAAGCCGTTGACCTCCTCGCGGACGAAGTCAACGGCGATGTTTCCCTCGAGACGCTCGCCGAGGACGCACTCGAGTCTGGGGATGCTCCTGAAGCCGACCCGAGCACTGAACCGCCTGAAACCCCGTCGGAGCCACCGATCGCCGACGATTAA
- a CDS encoding PQQ-binding-like beta-propeller repeat protein has protein sequence MRRRQVLAAVAGTGTVTLAGCLEDECPPRADAEPLPAGWPMAGFDAANASIGADDEPSSAVNDDNGDGDSLEPDDIEHWHVELWEQADDGINGGTSAPVVDGERVYVSYGLPGGWNRESDGGVLLALEESTGELEWEYTLAERAGGAPVRVGDGVLVGSADGTLARLEAETGEPEWTTDLGDAVRTPAVADGWCYVQTDDGRVHAIDAATGERCWDARAGGLRERVGFGDEYEATGRPAISDDAVVVTTGVDDGSRSSGLVRALERDTGEERWTMDLEGRSTPRSPVIGDGVVYAVGDERLHAVNLADGTREWTFATGYTTSAPAVDDNTVYVAAKNVYAIDSESEQHRWRHVNLASESTSLQGPDRVPITTTPAVAGDLVAVGFGALERASGEHLWGEVGNHEESAYFSPGTRTFGPAMAGHAIANGALYASTREGRIAKVAP, from the coding sequence CGCCGCCAGGTCCTCGCGGCTGTCGCCGGCACGGGAACCGTCACCCTCGCCGGCTGTCTCGAGGACGAGTGCCCTCCCCGAGCGGATGCCGAACCCCTGCCAGCCGGCTGGCCAATGGCGGGCTTCGACGCTGCGAACGCGAGTATCGGGGCCGATGACGAGCCGAGCAGTGCCGTCAACGATGACAATGGCGACGGCGACTCGCTCGAGCCCGACGACATCGAACACTGGCACGTCGAACTCTGGGAGCAAGCCGACGACGGGATCAACGGCGGCACGAGCGCGCCGGTCGTCGACGGCGAGCGCGTTTACGTCAGCTACGGCCTGCCGGGTGGGTGGAACCGTGAGAGCGACGGCGGCGTCCTGTTAGCACTCGAGGAATCGACCGGCGAACTCGAGTGGGAGTACACCCTCGCAGAACGGGCCGGTGGGGCACCCGTACGCGTTGGTGACGGCGTTTTAGTCGGCAGCGCCGATGGCACGCTCGCGCGACTCGAGGCCGAAACCGGCGAACCCGAGTGGACGACCGACCTCGGAGATGCGGTCAGAACGCCCGCAGTCGCCGACGGCTGGTGTTACGTCCAGACTGACGACGGACGCGTCCACGCGATTGACGCCGCGACCGGCGAGCGCTGCTGGGACGCACGGGCCGGCGGCCTGCGCGAGCGGGTCGGCTTCGGCGACGAGTACGAAGCCACTGGTCGACCTGCTATCTCCGATGACGCGGTCGTCGTCACGACTGGGGTTGACGATGGCTCGAGGTCCAGTGGACTCGTACGCGCCCTCGAGCGCGACACCGGCGAGGAGCGCTGGACGATGGACCTCGAGGGGCGGAGTACCCCACGATCACCCGTCATCGGGGATGGAGTTGTCTACGCCGTCGGCGACGAACGGCTCCACGCCGTGAACCTCGCAGACGGCACCCGCGAGTGGACGTTTGCGACGGGCTATACGACGAGCGCACCCGCAGTCGACGACAACACAGTGTATGTCGCTGCAAAGAACGTCTACGCCATCGACAGCGAAAGTGAGCAACACCGGTGGCGACACGTCAATCTCGCGTCGGAATCGACCTCGTTACAAGGACCTGATCGTGTACCGATAACCACGACACCCGCAGTCGCGGGCGACCTCGTCGCCGTTGGCTTCGGCGCACTCGAGCGTGCAAGCGGCGAGCACCTGTGGGGCGAGGTTGGGAATCACGAGGAAAGCGCGTATTTCAGCCCGGGGACGCGCACGTTCGGCCCAGCGATGGCGGGCCACGCTATCGCAAACGGCGCGCTATACGCGAGTACGCGTGAGGGACGAATCGCGAAGGTGGCACCATGA
- a CDS encoding tryptophanase yields MVSYKSKSVERIQLPSREERERNLQQAQYNVFNLSAESVFIDLLTDSGTGAMSDEQWAALLRGDEAYAGSRSFKRLESAVADVMGFEYVIPAHQGRGAENVLYGTLLEEDTAAVVPNNTHFDTTRAHVANQDAEPVDCPAPAAHDPDATGPFKGNTSLEALRALVDDVGADRVPLVIQTITNNSAAGQPVSIENTRQVREFADEIDATFVIDACRFAENAYFVAQHEDEFDGADIDAIAREQLGYADAIVMSGKKDGLVNTGGFVATDLPDLFDRCKQRAILYEGFPTYGGMAGRDLAAMAVGLREAVTESYVADRVEQVRTFGSLLAEVGAPVYTPTGGHAVYLDAAEALPHLEATAFPGQALVCELYREGGVRGVELGSFAFPDADRPELVRLAVPRRTYHREHFEHVAETVETVLENSGAISGLEISTDPAIPELRHFTAGLEPVSP; encoded by the coding sequence ATGGTGAGCTATAAATCGAAATCCGTCGAGCGCATCCAGTTGCCCTCGAGGGAGGAACGCGAGCGCAACTTGCAGCAGGCTCAGTATAATGTCTTCAATCTGTCCGCCGAATCCGTCTTCATCGACCTGCTCACTGACAGCGGAACGGGCGCGATGAGCGACGAGCAGTGGGCTGCGCTCTTGCGAGGCGACGAAGCCTACGCCGGCTCGCGCAGTTTTAAGCGCCTCGAGTCGGCGGTTGCGGACGTGATGGGCTTCGAGTACGTCATCCCGGCCCATCAGGGCCGAGGTGCGGAAAACGTTCTCTATGGGACGCTTCTCGAGGAAGACACTGCGGCCGTCGTTCCGAACAATACCCATTTCGATACCACTCGCGCACACGTTGCGAATCAGGACGCTGAACCGGTTGACTGTCCAGCCCCTGCGGCCCACGACCCAGATGCGACAGGGCCGTTCAAGGGGAACACTTCGCTCGAGGCGCTTCGCGCGCTCGTCGACGATGTTGGAGCCGACCGCGTTCCGCTGGTGATTCAGACGATTACGAACAATTCAGCGGCAGGCCAGCCGGTGAGCATCGAAAACACTCGTCAAGTTCGTGAGTTCGCCGACGAGATTGACGCAACGTTCGTCATCGACGCCTGTCGGTTCGCCGAGAACGCCTACTTCGTCGCCCAACACGAAGACGAGTTCGACGGAGCCGATATCGACGCCATCGCCCGCGAGCAACTCGGCTACGCCGACGCGATCGTCATGAGCGGGAAGAAAGATGGCCTGGTAAACACCGGCGGCTTCGTTGCAACCGACCTTCCCGATCTGTTCGACCGTTGCAAGCAGCGAGCGATTCTCTACGAGGGCTTTCCAACCTACGGCGGGATGGCCGGGCGCGACCTTGCCGCAATGGCTGTCGGCCTGCGCGAAGCCGTCACCGAATCGTACGTCGCCGACCGCGTCGAACAGGTTCGAACGTTTGGCTCGCTGCTCGCCGAGGTCGGCGCGCCAGTCTACACGCCGACCGGCGGCCACGCGGTCTATCTCGACGCGGCCGAAGCCCTACCCCATCTCGAGGCCACGGCATTTCCGGGGCAGGCGCTGGTCTGTGAACTCTATCGGGAAGGCGGCGTCCGCGGGGTCGAACTTGGGAGTTTTGCGTTCCCGGACGCCGACCGTCCGGAACTGGTTCGTCTTGCCGTGCCGCGTCGGACCTACCACCGCGAGCACTTCGAACACGTCGCTGAGACGGTCGAGACCGTCCTCGAGAACAGTGGTGCGATTTCGGGACTCGAGATTTCGACGGATCCTGCGATTCCGGAGTTGCGTCACTTTACGGCGGGACTCGAGCCGGTATCGCCCTGA